TGTGGACCGATGTCTTCGCCAATCCCGGGAAGCGAACCTCCGGCACCGGACCGCAGCGCTACGTGATCGCCGGCCCGGGCCACACCGGTGAGCTGCCGCAGGACATTCCGGTGATCCACGCACCGACGCCGTATGTGTGGGTCATCGGCCGAACTCAAACCAATGGGCCGGCGGACTACCCGGCGGTGCACGCCGTTCAGGACGGCTACACCCTGACCGCACTGGCTCCGTCGACGTTTGTCAGGGACGAGGCCTACGACGTCACCACCGAACCGCTGCGCACGGTCAACGGCATGGCGGCACTGGACTATCTGAGCTACGCCGCGGACTTACTGCGCGTCAATCCCCCACACCCCACCGACTTTTCGATCCTGGCCCGGCTGTCGGGTCTTGGCATCGAGGCCGGCACGCCGTTCGACCCGCAGCGGTTCTCCGCTGAGCAGCGGGCCGAGATCGAGGCGGGCAAACAGGATGCACTGGCGACCATCACATCGGCCGCCCCGACCCTGGGCAACATCGTCGACGGGTGGATGGTCCTGGCCGAAGGCATGGGCGTCTACGGCAACTCGTATCTACGGCGCGCGGTCGTCACGCTGGTCGGGCTGGGAGCCAACCCGCCCGAGGATGCGGTGTACCCCTTGCTGGTGACCGACGCCGACGGTCAACCACTGTCCGGCGAGAATGATTACGTCATCCACTTCGATGCCGGGAAGCTGCCTCCGGTGGACGCCTTCTGGTCGGTGACGATGTACGACGCCGAGGGGTACCAGGTCGCCAACGAGATCAATCGGTTTGCGATCGGCGATCGAGATGCCTTGCAGTACAACGCAGACGGTTCACTGGATCTCTACATACAGCATGTGAACCCCGGCCCCGAGAAGGTGGCCAACTGGCTGCCCTCGCCGCTGGGCACCCTCGGGGTGACGATGCGGCTCTACGCGCCGCGCCGCGAGGCCATCAGCGGAGCGTGGCATCCGCCCGCGGTGCGCCGAGTGTGATCGTCGGCTAGGCGAGTGGCGCCGAGTAGCACTAGTTAGCCTCAGATCCGATGTCAGTTGCTGTACGCCGTGTTCCTCGGATGAATCATCCGACACCGAGGCGCCCTCTCCTGCCGCGTCGCTATGGCCAAAGTAATTCGACACCAACGACTTACGGGGCTCGCGCGAGAATCGCACCCTCGTTTAGTGCGACTGCGGCGCCCGGCCCCCGAGCGTTATATCTTTGCGGTAGAGGCCAACAGTTGACGTTCAGCCGAGGGAACTCTCACCGCCGATTCGACGTCGACAGCGACCGTCTGGGTGGCGAGCAGACAAGGAGAGAGTGAATGACCCGTTTTAAAGACCGGGTTGCCATCGTCACGGGGGCCGGCTCCCCCGACGGGATCGGCGCAGCTGTAGCCCGTCAGCTCGTCGACCAAGGAGCTCGGGTGGTACTCGGGGCGACCTCCGAGCGGGTGCACCAACGCGCGGCGGAACTAGGCGACTCGGCAACGGGAGTGATCGCTGACCTCACCGTCGACGGTGCCGCCGACTCCATGGTCCAGGCGGGTCTGCGACGTTGGGGGCGAGTCGACA
This is a stretch of genomic DNA from Mycobacterium sp. ELW1. It encodes these proteins:
- a CDS encoding DUF1254 domain-containing protein translates to MSTLSADLRTLSCEAFIYFYPLVTMDVTRLQSVNRTGVGSGLPNQFNHIRQYPDADFRAVVRPNFDTLYSSAWLDLTAGPVILDVPDTDDRYFMLPLLDMWTDVFANPGKRTSGTGPQRYVIAGPGHTGELPQDIPVIHAPTPYVWVIGRTQTNGPADYPAVHAVQDGYTLTALAPSTFVRDEAYDVTTEPLRTVNGMAALDYLSYAADLLRVNPPHPTDFSILARLSGLGIEAGTPFDPQRFSAEQRAEIEAGKQDALATITSAAPTLGNIVDGWMVLAEGMGVYGNSYLRRAVVTLVGLGANPPEDAVYPLLVTDADGQPLSGENDYVIHFDAGKLPPVDAFWSVTMYDAEGYQVANEINRFAIGDRDALQYNADGSLDLYIQHVNPGPEKVANWLPSPLGTLGVTMRLYAPRREAISGAWHPPAVRRV